A genome region from Clupea harengus chromosome 7, Ch_v2.0.2, whole genome shotgun sequence includes the following:
- the LOC116220957 gene encoding keratin-associated protein 10-5-like encodes MPCVKSVQNTQLSDVIPCFKSVQNTQLCDVIPCFKSVQNTQLCDVIPCFKSASRCDPLLQEIHSSVIPCFKSVQNTQLCDVMPCFKSVQNTQLCDVIPCFKSVQNTQLCDVIPCFKSVQNTQLCDVIPCFKSVQNTQLCDVMPCFKSASRVCRIHSSVIPCFKSVQNKQLCDVMPCFKSVQNTQLCDVMPCFKG; translated from the exons ATGCCCTGCGTGAAGAGTGTGCAGAATACACAGCTCTCTGATGTGATCCCCTGCTTCAAGAGTGTGCAGAATACACAGCTCTGTGATGTGATCCCCTGCTTCAAGAGTGTGCAGAATACACAACTCTGTGATGTGATCCCCTGCTTCAAGAGCGCTTCAAGATGTGATCCCCTGCTTCAAGA AATACACAGCTCTGTGATCCCCTGCTTCAAGAGTGTGCAGAATACACAGCTCTGTGATGTGATGCCCTGCTTCAAGAGCGTGCAGAATACACAGCTCTGTGATGTAATCCCCTGCTTCAAGAGTGTGCAGAATACACAGCTCTGTGATGTAATCCCCTGCTTCAAGAGTGTGCAGAATACACAGCTCTGTGATGTGATCCCCTGCTTCAAGAGTGTGCAGAATACACAGCTCTGTGATGTGATGCCCTGCTTCAAGAGCGCTTCAAGAGTGTGCAGAATACACAGCTCTGTGATCCCCTGCTTCAAGAGCGTGCAGAATAAACAGCTCTGTGATGTGATGCCCTGCTTCAAGAGCGTGCAGAATACACAGCTCTGTGATGTGATGCCCTGCTTCAAAGGGTAA